A region from the Gossypium hirsutum isolate 1008001.06 chromosome A08, Gossypium_hirsutum_v2.1, whole genome shotgun sequence genome encodes:
- the LOC121204477 gene encoding uncharacterized protein isoform X1, which produces MASMASSSSFLYYNKYKSKSKAQILPRIVLSQSSQLPDDKPHHQLPRREIILRSSELAVIGAIFSFSGKKPEYLGVQKNPPSLALCPATNNCISTSENATDLTHYAPPWNYNGGRNRKKPVNREVAMEELLQVIKSTKPDKYTPKIVEKKDDYVRVEYQSPILGFVDDVEFWFPPGKDSIVEYRSASRIGNFDFDINRKRIKALRVELEKKGWASVETF; this is translated from the exons ATGGCATCAATGGCATCATCATCAAGCTTTCTCTACTACAACAAATACAAAAGCAAAAGCAAAGCCCAAATACTTCCACGCATCGTCCTTTCTCAGTCCTCCCAGCTGCCCGACGATAAACCCCACCACCAACTTCCTCGAAG GGAAATCATATTGAGGAGCAGCGAATTAGCTGTTATAGGAGCCATCTTCAGTTTCAG TGGGAAGAAACCAGAATATCTAGGAGTGCAGAAAAATCCCCCATCGCTGGCTCTTTGTCCTGCTACTAACAACTGTATTTCAACCTCTGAGAATGCCACTGATCTCACCCACTACGCCCCTCCATG gAATTACAATGGTGGGCGTAATAGGAAAAAGCCAGTGAATCGTGAAGTGGCAATGGAAGAGCTTCTTCAAGTG ATAAAATCAACGAAACCAGACAAATATACCCCCAAAATCGTGGAGAAGAAAGACGATTACGTGCGTGTTGAATATCAAAGTCCCATACTAGGG TTTGTGGATGATGTGGAGTTCTGGTTTCCACCCGGTAAGGATTCAATCGTGGAGTACCGATCCGCATCAAGGATCGGGAACTTTGATTTTGATATCAATAGAAAAAGAATTAAG GCATTGCGAGTGGAGTTGGAAAAGAAAGGATGGGCTTCCGTAGAAACGTTTTAA
- the LOC121204476 gene encoding protein cornichon homolog 4 isoform X2, with amino-acid sequence MASLFVGLITFFVLIALLALLGYQLMCFADLEFDYTDPLIDSTARINKVVMPEFVVQAVFCFVCIATGQGIDQKGTCLM; translated from the exons ATGGCGAGTTTGTTCGTAGGTCTCATCACCTTCTTCGTCCTCATAGCTCTTCTCGCCCTTTTAGGTTATCAG CTGATGTGTTTTGCGGATTTGGAATTTGATTACACTGACCCTTTAATTGATTCGACGGCACGGATAAACAAGGTTGTCATGCCGGAGTTCGTAGTACAAGCTGTTTTCTGTTTTGTGTGTATAGCGACAGGGCAAG GTATAGATCAAAAAGGCACTTGCTTGATGTAA
- the LOC121204476 gene encoding protein cornichon homolog 4 isoform X1, whose product MASLFVGLITFFVLIALLALLGYQLMCFADLEFDYTDPLIDSTARINKVVMPEFVVQAVFCFVCIATGQGFLCLMSLPNLHYNFKLYRSKRHLLDVTEIFNKLNSEKKQRLIKFGYVILIFVVFLSRLLCTVGVDDC is encoded by the exons ATGGCGAGTTTGTTCGTAGGTCTCATCACCTTCTTCGTCCTCATAGCTCTTCTCGCCCTTTTAGGTTATCAG CTGATGTGTTTTGCGGATTTGGAATTTGATTACACTGACCCTTTAATTGATTCGACGGCACGGATAAACAAGGTTGTCATGCCGGAGTTCGTAGTACAAGCTGTTTTCTGTTTTGTGTGTATAGCGACAGGGCAAGGTTTTTTGTGTCTCATGTCTCTCCCGAATTTACACTATAATTTCAAATT GTATAGATCAAAAAGGCACTTGCTTGATGTAACTGAGATCTTTAATAAGCTGAACTCGGAAAAGAAGCAACGACTTATTAAATTTGGATATGTTATactcatttttgttgtttttctatCTAG GTTGCTTTGTACTGTAGGAGTTGATGATTGTTAA
- the LOC121205055 gene encoding serine/threonine-protein phosphatase 7 long form homolog — MDGYAVNGPASSTDWGAICYELLGAIPDKINGGRIEMRWLRDIFLEPDNDVTELERIRYGRAYILEMIGGYLMPDLSRNLVHLRWLLTLVDFRAADELSWRSTVLATLYKKMCKATRPNKAKIGGCLSLLQS, encoded by the coding sequence ATGGATGGGTACGCAGTCAACGGGCCCGCATCATCTACTGATTGGGGAGCcatatgctacgagcttttgggtgctatACCAGATAAAattaacggaggtcggatcgagatgagATGGTTACGAGATATATTCCTGGAGCCGGATAATGATGTGACTGAACTCGAAAGAATACGATATGGTCGGGCATATATtcttgagatgattggaggttattTGATGCCAGACTTGTCAAgaaacctcgtacatctgagATGGCTGTTGACACTCGTAGATTTTAGAGCAGCCGACGAATTGAGTTGGAGGTCtaccgtgttggcaacattgtacaaGAAAATGTGCAAGGCAACGAGACCGAACAAAGCCAAAAtaggaggttgcctatcactactgcaatcatag
- the LOC121204477 gene encoding uncharacterized protein isoform X2, which translates to MASMASSSSFLYYNKYKSKSKAQILPRIVLSQSSQLPDDKPHHQLPRREIILRSSELAVIGAIFSFSGKKPEYLGVQKNPPSLALCPATNNCISTSENATDLTHYAPPWNYNGGRNRKKPVNREVAMEELLQVIKSTKPDKYTPKIVEKKDDYVRVEYQSPILGFVDDVEFWFPPGIASGVGKERMGFRRNVLKGQKHHFVLYS; encoded by the exons ATGGCATCAATGGCATCATCATCAAGCTTTCTCTACTACAACAAATACAAAAGCAAAAGCAAAGCCCAAATACTTCCACGCATCGTCCTTTCTCAGTCCTCCCAGCTGCCCGACGATAAACCCCACCACCAACTTCCTCGAAG GGAAATCATATTGAGGAGCAGCGAATTAGCTGTTATAGGAGCCATCTTCAGTTTCAG TGGGAAGAAACCAGAATATCTAGGAGTGCAGAAAAATCCCCCATCGCTGGCTCTTTGTCCTGCTACTAACAACTGTATTTCAACCTCTGAGAATGCCACTGATCTCACCCACTACGCCCCTCCATG gAATTACAATGGTGGGCGTAATAGGAAAAAGCCAGTGAATCGTGAAGTGGCAATGGAAGAGCTTCTTCAAGTG ATAAAATCAACGAAACCAGACAAATATACCCCCAAAATCGTGGAGAAGAAAGACGATTACGTGCGTGTTGAATATCAAAGTCCCATACTAGGG TTTGTGGATGATGTGGAGTTCTGGTTTCCACCCG GCATTGCGAGTGGAGTTGGAAAAGAAAGGATGGGCTTCCGTAGAAACGTTTTAAAAGGACAAAAACATCATTTTGTACTGTACTCCTAG